The DNA segment CTGTTGTGATGCGATTTCTACGAATTCTCTTGCAATCTTTATGCCTTTGTCCACGCTCCTAAGAGTCCCTCCCATATCCTGAATTTTAATCAGGTCAACAGGTTTGCCGCTCTTCGCTATCTCATTGGCAAGTTTCTCGGCATCAATCGCCTCGCATCCCAAACCAATAACGAGTACTGAATGACAATTCGGATTTAGCCCAAAACCAAGAAGTGACCTAAATGTTTGTTCCAGATCCCTTCCCATCTGTATGCAGCCCTGATGATGGAGGAACGCTCTGGTCCCATCAACTCTTTCTTCAATTATCCTCGCAACCTCATTGGCACATACCACTGATGGTAGAATAGCGACGTAATTCCTAGTGCCGGCGCATTTGTTTCTCTCAAAGCCCAGAAAAAAGTCATCTCTCATGCGCTCTCAACCCTCGAGAACTCCGCGAACAAGGTCTCCTCGCCCTCTCAGACTTTCTATGTTGTGGACATGAACATGCTCCCCTACCTGTATCATAGAGGTTGCTTTTCCGATGACTTCGCCGTATTTGACAACATTCGCTCCCTTTTCAATCAATGACGTCGCAAACTTGTGGCCAAAAGGAATATCCTGGATTACCTTAATCTGTTCCTCAACCTTACCTTTGACTATAACTATCTCCCCTTTTTTAATCTCAGCAATTGCAGTGGCCACGTTATCTTTCTCATCAATCTTTATCGCCTTCGCATTCATTTTCCCACACTCCGCTTCAGAACCGGCAAGACATCTCCGCCATGATGTATAACGCCTATAGTAGCGTTTCTTCCATGTTTCTCAAGAGCGCTATTGAGGGCATCGCTTATTGACTTTGCATGATGCATTGCCATTTTCGACGCCATTTCCTCTGTAAGCCCGTCCGAGACGACGATTACATCGATCCCTTCAACGCCCTTTTTTATAAGCATAAGTAGAGAGCACGCCACTCTGTCATTTACAAGACCCATAGCCGCCATTTCTTTAAGCTCCTCGTAGGAGTATCGTCCTTTCTCAGCAAGAAACGGATGAGTCGGCGAAATTCCATCAGGTGCTGCGGTGATAAAAATGACCGTTCCTCCGTCATTAACCACCCTTCTGACATACGAAAGGGGTTTGGTTGCCTGCCACATATCGAGATCTGCTGGAAATGCTTCGACGATCGCTATATCGACTTTATTGTTTACCTCTCGCACAAAGATATGCTCGGAATCCCCGATTCCGGCCTCGTGAGCATCAACAGGATCACCAGCGACAACTCTCACAACTTGACCCTTGCTATTAAAAACAGAATTTACAATGAACCGCAACTTTGCCTTCTTGGCAACTGCCCTCATCTCTTGCATCACTTTATTCCCCCGCTGGCCTGCATATTCGAGGACCTTTTTATCATCGTCAAAAATCAAATGGTGTGTTGCGGCAGTGGTCT comes from the Methanomassiliicoccales archaeon genome and includes:
- the larA gene encoding nickel-dependent lactate racemase, which translates into the protein MNIGFRYGNNKIFAEVPEENILWEIFPSDLPPLADERQAIRNSIANPIGTMTLSSLVKPGMKVVIISDDFTRSTPRKKILPALLSELNEAGVRDEEITVLIGLGTHRYMTQAEIKRDFGEDVVSRVKVFNHEWMNPENLVFIGTTENGTPVTINKIAYKADFLIGIGSIVPHCWAGYSGGSKIVQPGICGPETTAATHHLIFDDDKKVLEYAGQRGNKVMQEMRAVAKKAKLRFIVNSVFNSKGQVVRVVAGDPVDAHEAGIGDSEHIFVREVNNKVDIAIVEAFPADLDMWQATKPLSYVRRVVNDGGTVIFITAAPDGISPTHPFLAEKGRYSYEELKEMAAMGLVNDRVACSLLMLIKKGVEGIDVIVVSDGLTEEMASKMAMHHAKSISDALNSALEKHGRNATIGVIHHGGDVLPVLKRSVGK
- a CDS encoding UxaA family hydrolase, which produces MNAKAIKIDEKDNVATAIAEIKKGEIVIVKGKVEEQIKVIQDIPFGHKFATSLIEKGANVVKYGEVIGKATSMIQVGEHVHVHNIESLRGRGDLVRGVLEG